The following are from one region of the Nocardia terpenica genome:
- a CDS encoding zf-HC2 domain-containing protein, with amino-acid sequence MNGEVPGTGRGPGRRPPRFAPTEHLASEAIAAYVDGELRMNAYLRAAEHLSKCPECAAEVESQQQARIALRQAAQMQISAPVNLHDTLSRIPLADLPGNSVDDLSRGPSFLGLRADSFNFVSDSWRWTGWWRK; translated from the coding sequence ATGAACGGCGAGGTCCCCGGGACAGGCCGAGGCCCCGGACGACGACCACCCCGTTTCGCTCCTACCGAACACCTGGCCAGCGAGGCCATCGCCGCCTACGTGGACGGCGAGTTGCGGATGAACGCGTATCTGCGCGCCGCCGAACATCTTTCGAAGTGCCCCGAGTGCGCGGCCGAGGTCGAGTCCCAGCAGCAGGCGCGCATCGCGCTGCGCCAGGCCGCGCAGATGCAGATCTCCGCCCCGGTGAACCTGCACGACACGCTGAGCCGCATCCCACTGGCCGACCTGCCCGGCAATTCGGTCGACGACCTGTCGCGCGGTCCGAGTTTCCTGGGGCTGCGGGCGGATTCGTTCAACTTCGTCTCCGACAGCTGGCGGTGGACCGGATGGTGGCGCAAGTAG
- the sigE gene encoding RNA polymerase sigma factor SigE, whose protein sequence is MHSDIEATEPGEDAGTDPLSGTAAFDATGDRTMMPSWDELVREHADRVYRLAYRLTGDPQDAEDLTQETFIRVFRSLSSYQAGTFEGWLHRITTNLFLDMVRRRNRIRMEALPDDYDRVPSDTPDPEQVYHDARLDPDLQSALDSLAPEFRAAVVLCDIEGLSYEEIGATLGVKLGTVRSRIHRGRQALRDYLAHNGSQQRFTAEEKVG, encoded by the coding sequence GTGCACAGCGACATCGAGGCTACCGAGCCCGGCGAGGACGCCGGCACCGACCCGCTCAGCGGCACCGCGGCGTTCGACGCCACCGGCGACCGCACCATGATGCCGTCCTGGGACGAGCTGGTTCGCGAGCATGCCGACCGGGTGTACCGGCTCGCCTACCGCCTCACCGGCGACCCGCAGGACGCCGAGGACCTCACCCAGGAAACGTTCATCCGCGTCTTCCGCTCCCTGTCGAGCTACCAGGCCGGCACCTTCGAGGGCTGGCTGCACCGCATCACCACGAACCTGTTCCTGGACATGGTGCGCCGCCGCAACCGGATCCGGATGGAGGCGCTGCCCGACGACTACGACCGCGTCCCGTCCGACACCCCCGACCCGGAGCAGGTGTACCACGACGCCCGCCTGGACCCGGACCTGCAGTCGGCGCTCGACTCGCTGGCCCCGGAATTCCGCGCGGCCGTGGTCCTGTGCGACATCGAGGGCCTGTCCTACGAGGAGATCGGCGCCACCCTCGGCGTGAAGCTCGGCACCGTGCGCAGCCGCATCCACCGCGGACGTCAGGCACTGCGGGACTACCTTGCGCATAATGGTTCTCAGCAGCGGTTCACCGCTGAGGAGAAGGTCGGGTAA
- a CDS encoding O-methyltransferase, with protein sequence MEESVVEDEILLAARERAEELGATPVPPSVGALLSMYAQLLGARAVVEVGTGAGISGLWLLDGMREDGTLTTIDSEPEHQRAAREAFRAADIPPARTRLINGRALDVLPRLADGAYDLVFVDAAPLEHPEYVDQAVRLLREGGAILLHNALLGGRVPDPAQRDPATQAVRAATRAVAEDPRLTSVLIPVGDGLLCAARG encoded by the coding sequence GTGGAGGAATCGGTCGTCGAGGACGAGATTCTGCTCGCGGCGCGGGAGCGGGCCGAGGAGCTGGGCGCCACGCCGGTGCCGCCGTCGGTGGGCGCGCTGCTGAGCATGTACGCGCAGCTGCTGGGGGCGCGCGCGGTGGTCGAGGTGGGCACCGGCGCGGGGATCAGCGGGCTGTGGCTGCTCGACGGCATGCGCGAGGACGGCACGCTCACCACCATCGATTCCGAGCCCGAGCATCAGCGCGCGGCGCGAGAGGCGTTCCGCGCCGCGGACATTCCGCCCGCGCGCACCCGGCTCATCAACGGCCGGGCGCTGGATGTGCTGCCGCGGCTCGCCGACGGCGCCTACGACCTGGTGTTCGTCGACGCCGCCCCGCTCGAGCATCCGGAGTACGTGGACCAGGCGGTGCGGCTGCTGCGCGAGGGCGGCGCGATCCTGCTGCACAACGCCCTGCTCGGCGGCCGGGTGCCCGACCCGGCCCAGCGCGACCCGGCGACCCAGGCCGTGCGCGCCGCCACCCGCGCCGTCGCCGAGGACCCGCGGCTGACCAGCGTGCTGATCCCGGTGGGGGACGGGTTGCTCTGCGCGGCGCGCGGCTAG
- a CDS encoding TetR/AcrR family transcriptional regulator codes for MFKRAAVPEGSPEDLSTRARIRDAAIQVFGEQGLGVGVRAIASAAGVSPGLVNHHFGSKDGLREACDEHVRGLIRQAKLDSVQHPSSQGLLQSLAEAEDFAPYLAYLMRNFQVGGALTSVFFEHMVSDVETYLTAGIEAGTIRPQRDIKATARFMAYQNGGGFLLFLQMYSDSHEGPTDYRKAIRAYMDQMLLPALDIFTHGLLTDSMLLDTLLDER; via the coding sequence GTGTTTAAGAGAGCTGCCGTACCGGAAGGATCCCCCGAGGATCTGAGTACCCGCGCCCGTATCCGCGATGCGGCGATACAGGTCTTCGGGGAGCAGGGGCTGGGTGTGGGGGTGCGAGCCATCGCGAGCGCCGCGGGCGTCTCGCCGGGGCTGGTCAACCACCACTTCGGATCCAAGGACGGTCTCCGGGAGGCATGTGACGAGCACGTTCGCGGGCTCATCCGGCAGGCGAAGCTGGATTCGGTGCAGCACCCCTCGTCGCAGGGGTTGCTCCAATCCCTCGCGGAGGCGGAGGATTTCGCCCCCTACCTGGCCTACCTGATGCGCAATTTCCAGGTCGGCGGCGCGCTGACATCGGTGTTCTTCGAACATATGGTGTCCGATGTCGAGACCTACCTGACCGCCGGTATCGAGGCCGGAACCATTCGCCCCCAGCGGGATATCAAGGCGACGGCACGCTTCATGGCTTATCAGAACGGCGGCGGGTTCCTGCTGTTCCTCCAGATGTATTCCGACTCGCACGAGGGCCCGACGGATTACCGCAAGGCGATCCGCGCCTACATGGACCAGATGCTGCTCCCGGCCCTCGACATCTTCACCCATGGTCTTCTCACCGATTCGATGCTGCTGGACACCCTGCTAGACGAACGGTAA
- a CDS encoding ABC transporter ATP-binding protein, producing the protein MSSAIVVRDLHKHFGPVRALDGLDLEVGEGEVHGFLGPNGAGKSTTIRILLGILARTSGDAQVLGLDPWSDAVTLHHDIAYVPGDVTLWPSLSGGETIDLLARMRGGLDATRRDELIQRFELDPRKKARTYSKGNRQKVALVSAFSSDARLLLLDEPTSGLDPLMEQVFRECAREAAGRGVTVLLSSHILSEVEALCDRVTIIRGGRAVETGTLAQMRHLSRTSITAELIGDPGDLGKIAGVADVSVEDHTLHCQVDAEHLGELIRVLGDAGVRSLVSQPPTLEELFLRHYSIDGDSSGNGSGRHYAEAAK; encoded by the coding sequence ATGTCATCGGCAATCGTCGTCCGCGATCTGCACAAGCATTTCGGTCCGGTGCGCGCCCTGGACGGGCTCGACCTCGAGGTCGGCGAGGGCGAGGTGCACGGCTTCCTGGGGCCCAACGGCGCCGGGAAGTCCACGACCATCCGCATTCTGCTGGGCATTCTCGCCCGCACCTCGGGCGACGCGCAGGTCCTGGGCCTGGACCCGTGGTCGGACGCGGTCACCCTGCATCACGACATCGCCTACGTCCCCGGCGATGTCACGCTGTGGCCGTCGCTGTCCGGCGGCGAGACCATCGACCTGCTGGCCCGCATGCGCGGCGGCCTGGACGCCACCCGCCGCGACGAGCTGATCCAGCGCTTCGAGCTGGACCCGCGCAAGAAGGCCCGCACCTACTCCAAGGGCAACCGGCAGAAGGTCGCCCTGGTGTCGGCGTTCTCCTCCGATGCCCGGCTGCTGCTGCTCGACGAGCCCACCTCCGGCCTGGATCCGCTGATGGAACAGGTCTTTCGCGAATGCGCCCGGGAGGCGGCCGGGCGCGGGGTGACCGTGCTGCTGTCCAGCCACATCCTGTCGGAGGTGGAGGCGCTGTGCGACCGGGTCACCATCATCCGCGGCGGCCGGGCCGTCGAGACCGGCACCCTGGCGCAGATGCGGCACCTCAGCCGCACCTCCATCACGGCCGAATTGATCGGGGACCCGGGCGATCTCGGCAAGATCGCGGGCGTGGCGGACGTCTCCGTCGAGGACCACACCCTGCACTGCCAGGTCGACGCCGAACACCTCGGCGAACTGATCCGGGTGCTCGGCGACGCCGGGGTGCGCAGCCTGGTCAGCCAGCCGCCCACGCTGGAAGAGCTGTTCCTGCGCCACTATTCGATCGACGGCGACTCGAGCGGCAACGGCTCCGGCCGTCATTACGCGGAGGCGGCGAAGTGA
- a CDS encoding ABC transporter permease produces the protein MTTATVARPFGGLAESAWGSSEFTGTVRLLRLYLRRDRIVMPLWVLLLSVPLGSVYIKSIEKVYGTPADLANFRHTIMSSPAQIAMYGPLYNTTLGAAGVWKAGMFHAVIAIATILVVIRHTRAEEETGRGELLASTRLGRLANLTAALLVACGGAVLTGLIGAASIAAAGVPGNGALAFGLAEAGAGLVFAGVAAVAAQLSANARTCRGIAFVVLAVAYTLRAIGDVRAKDGPADVLTWLSPQGWSLQLRPYAGDHWWVLLLHAAATAALIGVAFALLRRRDLGAGLVAERPGALAAGPALGGPFGLAWRLQRGALTAWTVGLALYGIVIGSIVNGVGDELGDSKAMRDIIARLGGARALEDGVVSMAWTMLGLAAAAYAVSATLRLHAEEESDRAEAVLTGSVGRIRWAASHLVYAVLGPVLVLVVSGLLGGLMYGVAAHDIGDRLPKVLGAALIQLPAVWLFTGVAVLLFGLLPRWSTVAWGVFAGGVALFLLGAISGMPQWVLDIDPYNHLPKVPAEPFRLAPVLIMVAIGVVLTAAGLVAFRRRDLR, from the coding sequence GTGACCACCGCGACCGTCGCCCGCCCCTTCGGCGGGCTCGCCGAATCCGCCTGGGGCAGCTCGGAATTCACCGGCACGGTGCGCCTGCTGCGGCTGTATCTGCGGCGCGACCGCATCGTGATGCCGCTGTGGGTGCTGCTGCTGTCGGTGCCGCTGGGCAGCGTCTACATCAAGAGCATCGAAAAGGTCTACGGCACACCGGCGGATCTGGCGAACTTCCGGCACACGATCATGTCGAGCCCGGCCCAGATCGCCATGTACGGCCCGCTGTACAACACCACGCTCGGCGCGGCCGGGGTGTGGAAGGCGGGAATGTTCCACGCCGTCATCGCCATCGCCACCATCCTCGTCGTCATCCGGCATACCCGGGCCGAGGAGGAGACCGGGCGCGGGGAGCTGCTGGCCTCGACGCGGCTGGGACGGCTGGCCAATCTCACCGCGGCGCTGCTCGTCGCCTGCGGCGGCGCGGTGCTGACCGGGCTGATCGGCGCGGCCAGCATCGCCGCGGCCGGGGTGCCCGGCAACGGCGCGCTGGCCTTCGGCCTCGCCGAGGCGGGCGCGGGCCTCGTCTTCGCGGGCGTGGCCGCGGTCGCCGCGCAGCTGAGCGCCAACGCCCGCACCTGCCGCGGCATCGCGTTCGTGGTGCTGGCGGTCGCCTACACGCTGCGCGCCATCGGCGACGTGCGCGCCAAGGACGGCCCCGCCGACGTGCTCACCTGGCTGTCGCCGCAGGGCTGGTCGCTGCAACTGCGGCCGTACGCCGGTGATCACTGGTGGGTGTTGCTGCTGCACGCGGCGGCGACGGCGGCGCTGATCGGGGTGGCCTTCGCGCTGCTGCGGCGGCGCGACCTGGGCGCGGGCCTGGTCGCCGAGCGGCCGGGCGCGCTGGCCGCCGGTCCCGCGCTGGGCGGGCCGTTCGGTCTGGCCTGGCGGTTGCAGCGCGGGGCGCTGACGGCGTGGACGGTGGGGCTGGCGCTCTACGGCATCGTCATCGGCAGCATCGTCAACGGCGTCGGCGACGAACTCGGCGACAGTAAGGCGATGCGCGACATCATCGCCCGGCTCGGCGGGGCGAGGGCGCTGGAGGACGGGGTGGTCAGCATGGCCTGGACCATGCTGGGCCTGGCGGCGGCCGCGTACGCGGTATCCGCGACGCTGCGGCTGCACGCCGAGGAGGAATCCGACCGCGCCGAGGCCGTCCTCACCGGCTCGGTGGGCCGAATCCGCTGGGCCGCATCGCATCTGGTGTACGCGGTGCTGGGACCGGTACTGGTACTGGTGGTTTCGGGTCTGCTGGGCGGCCTGATGTACGGCGTCGCCGCGCACGACATCGGCGACCGGCTGCCGAAGGTGCTGGGCGCGGCCCTGATCCAGCTGCCCGCGGTCTGGCTGTTCACGGGGGTGGCGGTGCTGCTGTTCGGTCTGCTGCCGCGCTGGTCGACCGTGGCGTGGGGCGTGTTCGCCGGTGGCGTGGCGCTGTTTTTGCTCGGCGCGATTTCCGGTATGCCGCAATGGGTTCTGGACATCGACCCGTACAACCACCTGCCCAAGGTTCCCGCCGAGCCGTTCCGCCTCGCGCCCGTGCTGATCATGGTGGCGATCGGGGTCGTCCTCACGGCGGCCGGGCTCGTCGCCTTCCGCCGCCGCGACCTGCGCTGA
- the glgC gene encoding glucose-1-phosphate adenylyltransferase: protein MRSQPHVLGIVLAGGEGKRLFPLTKDRAKPAVPFGGAYRLIDFVLSNLVNAGYLRLCVLTQYKSHSLDRHISQTWRLSGFGGEYITPVPAQQRLGPRWYTGSADAIMQSLNLIYDEDPDYIVVFGADHVYRMDPEQMVAHHIDSGAGVTVAGIRVPRSEARAFGCIDSDESGRITQFLEKPAHPPGTPDDPNVTFASMGNYVFSTKALVDAIRADADNADSDHDMGGDIIPALVAQGEASVYDFAENDVPGSTDRDRGYWRDVGTIDAFYDAHMDLVSVHPIFNLYNRHWPIRGAAENLPPAKFAQGGLAQESIVGAGSILSAATVRNSVLSSNVFVEDGATVEGSVLMPGVRVGRGAVVRRAILDKNVMVGEGEIIGVDIERDRERFAVSNGGVVTVGKGVWV from the coding sequence GTGAGGAGCCAGCCGCACGTACTCGGGATCGTGCTCGCCGGTGGTGAGGGCAAGCGACTCTTCCCGCTCACCAAGGACCGCGCCAAGCCCGCGGTCCCGTTCGGGGGCGCGTACCGTCTGATCGACTTCGTGCTCTCCAATCTCGTGAACGCCGGCTATCTGCGACTCTGCGTACTCACCCAGTACAAGTCACATTCGTTGGACCGCCACATCTCCCAGACCTGGCGGCTGTCGGGGTTCGGCGGGGAGTACATCACCCCGGTGCCCGCCCAGCAGCGCCTGGGGCCGCGCTGGTACACCGGCAGCGCGGACGCGATCATGCAGTCGCTGAACCTGATCTACGACGAGGACCCGGACTACATCGTGGTATTCGGCGCCGATCACGTCTACCGCATGGATCCCGAGCAGATGGTCGCCCATCACATCGACTCGGGCGCCGGGGTGACGGTGGCCGGGATCCGGGTGCCGCGCAGCGAGGCCCGCGCGTTCGGCTGCATCGACTCCGACGAGTCCGGGCGCATCACCCAGTTCCTGGAGAAGCCGGCGCATCCCCCGGGCACGCCCGACGATCCGAACGTCACCTTCGCCTCGATGGGCAACTACGTGTTCAGCACCAAGGCGCTGGTGGACGCGATCCGGGCCGACGCCGACAACGCCGACTCCGATCACGACATGGGCGGCGACATCATTCCGGCGCTGGTCGCCCAGGGCGAGGCGAGCGTCTACGACTTCGCCGAGAACGATGTGCCCGGCTCCACCGACCGCGATCGCGGCTACTGGCGCGACGTCGGCACCATCGACGCCTTCTACGACGCGCACATGGATCTGGTGTCGGTGCACCCGATCTTCAATCTCTACAACCGGCACTGGCCGATTCGCGGCGCGGCGGAGAATCTGCCGCCCGCCAAGTTCGCCCAGGGCGGGCTCGCGCAGGAGTCGATCGTCGGGGCGGGCAGCATCCTGTCCGCGGCGACGGTGCGCAATTCGGTGCTCAGCTCGAATGTGTTCGTGGAGGACGGCGCGACGGTGGAGGGCAGCGTGCTCATGCCCGGCGTGCGGGTGGGGCGCGGCGCGGTGGTGCGCCGGGCGATCCTGGACAAGAACGTGATGGTCGGCGAGGGCGAGATCATCGGCGTGGACATCGAACGCGACCGGGAGCGTTTCGCGGTGAGTAACGGCGGCGTCGTCACCGTGGGCAAGGGCGTGTGGGTGTAG
- the glgA gene encoding glycogen synthase, with translation MRVAMLTREYPPEVYGGAGVHVTELVPQLRRLCEVSVHCMGAPRADAVVHQPDPLLYAANSALQMMSAQLRMADAVGGVDVVHTHTWYTGLAGHLAAALYGIPHVLTAHSLEPRRPWKAEQLGGGYRLSSWSERNAMEYADAVIAVSEGMRRDVLDAYPTIDPARVHVVHNGIDAAAWHPGGPVPGARDAAAELGVRTDAPIAAFVGRITRQKGVAHLLAAARDFDPDIQLVLCAGAPDTPQLEAEVSAAVAELAASRGGVFWVREMLPTEQVRQILSAATVFVCPSVYEPLGIVNLEAMACGTAVVASDVGGIPEVVADGETGRLVRYDPDRVRDFEEGLAEAVNAVAADPDRAAALGAAGRERAIAQFDWSYVAAQTVRLYDRIRKS, from the coding sequence TTGCGGGTCGCGATGCTGACCCGGGAATATCCACCCGAGGTGTACGGCGGGGCCGGGGTGCACGTGACCGAGCTGGTGCCGCAGCTGCGGCGATTGTGCGAGGTATCGGTGCACTGCATGGGCGCCCCGCGCGCGGACGCCGTGGTGCATCAGCCGGATCCCCTGCTCTACGCGGCGAATTCGGCGCTGCAGATGATGTCCGCGCAGCTGCGCATGGCCGACGCGGTCGGCGGCGTGGACGTGGTGCACACCCACACCTGGTATACCGGGCTTGCCGGGCATCTGGCCGCCGCCCTCTACGGCATTCCGCATGTGCTGACCGCGCATTCGCTGGAACCGCGGCGGCCGTGGAAGGCCGAGCAGCTCGGCGGCGGGTACCGGCTCTCGTCGTGGTCGGAGCGCAATGCCATGGAGTACGCGGACGCGGTGATCGCGGTCAGCGAGGGCATGCGCCGCGATGTGCTCGACGCCTACCCGACCATCGACCCCGCGCGAGTGCACGTGGTGCACAACGGAATCGACGCCGCCGCCTGGCATCCCGGCGGCCCGGTCCCCGGCGCCCGCGACGCCGCGGCCGAACTCGGGGTGCGCACCGACGCGCCCATCGCGGCCTTCGTCGGCCGCATCACCCGGCAGAAGGGCGTGGCGCACCTGCTGGCCGCCGCCCGCGACTTCGACCCCGACATCCAGCTGGTGCTGTGCGCCGGCGCCCCCGACACCCCGCAGCTGGAGGCCGAGGTCTCGGCCGCGGTGGCCGAGCTGGCCGCCTCGCGCGGCGGGGTGTTCTGGGTGCGGGAGATGCTGCCCACCGAGCAGGTCCGCCAAATCCTCTCCGCGGCAACGGTTTTCGTCTGTCCCTCGGTGTATGAGCCGCTGGGCATCGTGAACCTGGAGGCGATGGCCTGCGGCACCGCGGTGGTGGCCTCGGACGTGGGCGGCATACCCGAGGTGGTCGCGGACGGGGAGACGGGGCGGCTGGTGCGCTACGACCCGGACCGGGTCCGGGATTTCGAGGAGGGACTGGCGGAGGCGGTGAATGCCGTTGCCGCCGATCCCGATCGGGCGGCCGCGCTGGGCGCCGCCGGGCGCGAACGCGCCATCGCGCAATTCGATTGGTCGTATGTGGCGGCGCAGACGGTCCGGTTGTACGACCGCATTCGTAAATCCTAG
- a CDS encoding putative RNA methyltransferase has translation MDPAPQFTAIARLLACPECGDAITVRDRSLRCARGHSFDIARQGYVSLLTGASTKMTGDTPDMLDARAAFQGDRHFAPIADAVTAAGTTNHPVPDAILEVGAGTGYYLAAVLDAAPNAHGIALDVSKPAARRGARAHPRAASVLADAWRGLPLRDAALTHVLSVFAPRNPDEVARVLAPEGRFVVVVPTSRHLRELIAPLDMVSVDAAKDDRLAEALGGRFTRLGHTLVEYPMALSHRDIANVAGMGPSAHHAAGRRAERIAALPETVEVTASVTVSIFGKAA, from the coding sequence GTGGACCCGGCGCCACAGTTCACCGCGATCGCGCGGTTGCTGGCCTGCCCCGAATGCGGCGACGCCATCACCGTGCGCGATCGCTCGCTGCGCTGTGCGCGCGGACACAGCTTCGATATCGCCCGCCAGGGCTACGTCAGCCTGCTGACGGGCGCGTCGACCAAGATGACCGGCGACACCCCGGACATGCTGGACGCCCGGGCCGCCTTCCAGGGCGACCGGCACTTCGCCCCCATTGCCGACGCGGTGACCGCCGCCGGCACCACCAATCATCCGGTTCCGGACGCGATCCTGGAGGTCGGCGCCGGTACCGGCTACTACCTGGCAGCCGTCCTCGACGCGGCGCCGAACGCCCACGGCATCGCCCTGGACGTCTCCAAACCCGCCGCCCGGCGCGGCGCCCGCGCCCATCCCCGGGCCGCTTCCGTCCTGGCCGACGCCTGGCGCGGCCTGCCGCTGCGGGATGCGGCGCTCACCCATGTGCTGTCGGTGTTCGCGCCGCGCAACCCGGACGAGGTGGCCCGGGTACTCGCGCCGGAGGGGCGTTTCGTGGTAGTCGTACCCACCTCCCGGCATCTGCGGGAGCTCATCGCCCCGCTGGACATGGTGAGCGTGGACGCGGCCAAGGACGACCGGCTCGCCGAGGCGCTGGGCGGCCGCTTCACCCGGCTCGGGCACACGCTCGTGGAGTATCCGATGGCACTGAGCCACCGCGATATCGCGAACGTGGCCGGAATGGGGCCCTCGGCCCATCACGCCGCCGGGCGGCGCGCGGAACGGATCGCGGCATTACCGGAGACCGTCGAGGTGACGGCCTCGGTCACGGTATCGATATTCGGCAAGGCCGCCTGA
- a CDS encoding DUF3117 domain-containing protein — protein MAAMKPRTGDGPLEATKEGRGIVMRVPLEGGGRLVVELTPEEAAALGKELTEVTS, from the coding sequence ATGGCGGCCATGAAGCCCCGCACCGGGGACGGTCCCCTCGAGGCAACCAAGGAAGGGCGTGGAATCGTCATGCGGGTTCCACTCGAGGGTGGCGGGCGTCTGGTCGTCGAGCTCACGCCGGAGGAGGCCGCGGCCCTCGGTAAAGAGCTCACCGAAGTCACCAGCTAG
- a CDS encoding DNA-3-methyladenine glycosylase I, with translation MSPATQTPEDDGKARCGWAGSSRLYRDYHDTEWGQPLHGDDALFERVCLEAFQSGLSWITILRKRPAFRAAFDGFLIDKVAEYTDADVDRLLADPGIVRNRAKVLAAIANAKVARDLDPGLDRLLWSFAPAPRPRPRTLADVPAVTPESTALAKELKRRGFRFVGPTTAYALMQATGMVDDHLADCWVHPKR, from the coding sequence GTGAGCCCGGCGACGCAGACCCCGGAGGACGACGGGAAGGCGCGGTGCGGCTGGGCGGGGTCCTCGCGGCTGTACCGGGACTATCACGACACCGAGTGGGGGCAGCCGCTGCACGGCGACGACGCCCTGTTCGAGCGGGTATGCCTGGAGGCGTTCCAGTCGGGCCTGTCCTGGATCACCATCCTGCGCAAGCGCCCGGCCTTCCGGGCCGCGTTCGACGGCTTCCTCATCGATAAGGTGGCCGAGTACACCGACGCCGACGTGGACCGGCTGCTGGCCGACCCGGGCATCGTGCGCAACCGGGCCAAGGTGCTCGCCGCCATCGCCAACGCGAAGGTTGCTCGCGATCTGGACCCGGGCCTGGACCGACTGCTCTGGTCGTTCGCCCCCGCGCCGCGCCCGCGCCCGCGCACGCTCGCCGACGTGCCCGCCGTCACACCCGAATCCACTGCTCTCGCAAAGGAACTGAAGCGCCGGGGATTCCGTTTCGTGGGCCCGACGACGGCATATGCCCTGATGCAGGCGACCGGCATGGTCGACGATCATCTGGCCGATTGCTGGGTGCACCCGAAGCGGTGA
- a CDS encoding XRE family transcriptional regulator encodes MVLGRPWTGFEAVALQEAMRKSVREFAAHLGVEMTTVANWRAGLSAVTPRPLTQELLDTLLVQVGAEVRERFEQILTEGEAALGSRRLPARRGGLPAPPPQPAAIPVGYDPALLARLDDTRALVDRTLAACTVGTGMVELMEERTAGRVLAYTRTPPSAVLGTVLPDLAEVQSISVERQPAAIQARLSEMTAVLGLLIADALMKLGQIERANYWYGTARMAADDTGNSRLRSRVRAQHAMLPYYYGTPEQAVILARAAQAQLPDRVDDSTALAAAAEARALARLGDADGAELAMLRARRRTDELREPATDEAFRFSEKRLLLYLSGTLTNLGRTVQARRVQDQALQLYRESPGVVIDPALIELDAAIGTALDGAVDEACERATRVLTTLPSEHRTTIVVTRAAAVVDAIPEPSRGRRAVDELRQLVAAGAGEPR; translated from the coding sequence ATGGTGTTGGGGCGTCCCTGGACCGGGTTCGAGGCCGTCGCCTTGCAGGAGGCGATGCGGAAATCGGTGCGGGAGTTTGCTGCTCATCTGGGTGTCGAGATGACGACCGTGGCTAATTGGCGGGCCGGGCTCAGTGCGGTGACGCCTCGACCGCTTACTCAGGAATTGCTCGATACCCTGCTGGTTCAGGTGGGGGCCGAGGTGCGTGAGCGGTTCGAGCAGATTCTGACCGAGGGGGAGGCGGCGCTCGGCTCGCGGCGGTTGCCCGCGCGGCGCGGTGGACTGCCCGCGCCGCCGCCGCAGCCCGCCGCCATCCCCGTCGGGTACGACCCCGCGCTGCTGGCCCGGCTCGACGACACTCGCGCCCTCGTCGATCGCACGCTGGCCGCCTGCACCGTCGGCACCGGCATGGTCGAGCTGATGGAGGAGCGCACCGCGGGCCGGGTGCTCGCCTACACCCGCACCCCGCCCTCCGCGGTGCTGGGCACGGTGCTGCCGGATCTGGCCGAGGTGCAGTCGATTTCGGTGGAGCGGCAGCCGGCGGCCATCCAGGCCCGGCTGTCGGAGATGACGGCCGTGCTCGGGTTGCTGATCGCCGACGCGCTGATGAAGCTCGGTCAGATCGAGCGCGCCAACTACTGGTACGGCACCGCGCGCATGGCCGCCGACGACACCGGCAACTCCCGGCTGCGTTCGCGGGTCCGGGCGCAGCACGCCATGCTGCCGTACTACTACGGCACGCCGGAGCAGGCGGTGATCCTGGCGCGCGCGGCCCAGGCGCAGCTGCCCGATCGGGTCGACGACTCCACCGCGCTGGCCGCGGCCGCCGAGGCGCGGGCGCTGGCCCGGCTCGGCGACGCCGACGGGGCCGAGCTGGCGATGCTGCGGGCCCGGCGGCGCACCGACGAACTGCGCGAGCCCGCCACCGACGAGGCGTTCCGATTCAGCGAGAAGCGTTTGCTGCTCTACCTTTCCGGCACCCTCACCAATCTGGGCCGGACCGTGCAGGCGCGGCGGGTGCAGGATCAGGCGCTGCAGCTGTACCGGGAGAGTCCGGGCGTGGTGATCGATCCGGCGCTCATCGAGCTCGACGCGGCGATCGGCACCGCGCTCGACGGCGCGGTCGACGAGGCGTGCGAGCGGGCCACCCGGGTGCTCACCACGCTGCCGTCGGAACACCGCACCACCATCGTCGTGACCCGGGCGGCCGCGGTCGTCGACGCCATCCCCGAACCCAGCCGCGGCCGGCGCGCGGTCGACGAGTTGCGGCAGCTGGTGGCCGCCGGGGCGGGTGAGCCACGGTGA